TATGGAGAGAGCTGCCATCCTCTTCATGATAGGTATAAACTTTACACTTTTCCTAGCCGGCGTAGAGGAGCTTTCAAACCCTGCAATGCTTATGCCTACACGGCAAGAGCTTCTATACGGCATACTTCTACTCGGCCTGCCAACCCTTACAGCCTTCTCCCTACTCTACTACATTGGTCTCGAGGCTAGTACTGCTGTAGGTCTAGCACTAATACTCGCGATTGTTAGTGTTGGCCCACTCGTAAAGATACTGATGGCCAAGGGAGGGATTGGTAATAGGGAGATAAGTATCCTGCGAACAGCCCTTCTTAGCGAGCTTGGAGGCCTAGTAATCTTTAACGCTGTTGCAACACAAGGATTTAACCTTCTCCGCCTCCTAGAATCAGCTGTCTTTGTAGGCTTCATACTGTTTATTGGTAGACACTATCTCGATGATGTTCTCATGGCTGTTGAACGTTACGTTGCAGCTAGGGAGGCACCCTTTGCCATCGTGATAGCATTGATAGTCACTGCAAGCTATATAGCTGAAATAATGGGGTTTAACGCAGCTGTAACAGCATTGATCTTCGGTGCCTTCCTCTCAGAGTACATGATGCAGAGACCCCTTTACCTTGAAAGGATACGCGCATTAACCTATGGACTCTTGGAACCCCTCTTCTTCATAGGCATAGGACTCCAGGCGACACGGGTCGATATAGTCTCGCTAGCCTATGCATCAGCATTCTTCACGGCGGTATCAGCGCCAAAGCTCTACATTGCATGGCTTCAAGGGCTTCAGGGGCGAGAACTACTAGCCTTCCTAGCAAAGGGTGGTGTCGACGCCGCCTTGCTCTCAACAATGCTGCAGACGGGGAGAATTGGAGGCCAGCTATACACGGCAACACTGGTAGCTATACTCCTCTCAGCAGTATCAGCTTCAGCCTCGGCACGGATCACTGAGCGTGCTCCCGAGGTACCGAGGCTAAGAGTGAAGGATCTACCATTAGACCGTGACATAGTGAGAGAGGATACCTATGCAGACTATGCAGCCGAAATAGTGTCAAAGCGTGGTGCAGCAGTTGTAGTCGATGAGAATCTTCATCCGGTAGGTTACATCGTTGCCGAGGACTTTGTCGGCATAAGCTCAGAGCTGCTAAGCCACATACCGGTGAAATTCCTGCTACGCATGGAGGTTCCGGTTGTCAGAGCGGACACCACTGTAGCTGAACTACTCTCAGATCCCTCAATACTCCATGAACCAATAATAGCGGTTGTCAACGACAGAGGCGAGATTATAGGCACACTCAATGCCAGAAAGCTACTGCACGTCCTCCTACATCCCAAACACGGCAGACTGGAAGCAAAGGAGGGGGGAGAGACCTAGAAAGGGGCTCTGAAGCGCCGGCCCCACAGCATCCCCCGGCCATAGTGCCGGGGTCTGCAAGCTGTATGATAGTGTTAAGTATCGGGGTCCATCTTCATCGCCCCATGACTCCTCGCTAATTGTGGCTCGGCGAAACTCTGAACAGTCACCGCCCAGCACGAGGGGCTCCTACTTGCCGGGTAGTCCTCACAGCCACCCCACTACGGTAGCTAAGGAGGCTTAATTTAGCCTAGGGCTTACAATGTGTAACCTGAAAATACCGAAGATGACTAGCCGTGCAAGGCCGTAGTGCTAGCTTTCTCGTAGCTAGACTCCGGTTGGTGCCTCCTCCTCCTTTATCCTTCTCAGCTGTCTCTTATACATCTCGTAAAGCTCCTTTGTAGTGGTAGCATCCTCGGGGCCTTTGTCAGGCCTCCACCTTATGAAGCGCGGGAATCTTATTGATATACCCGCACCAGACTTGACCCAGCCATAACAGCATGTATGTATGGGGCTTAACGTTAGCTCTGCACCAATGATCTCTGCCACGAGCGTAGGCTCCACCCACACGTCCGGCTTCATTTGGCTATCAACTCTTGCTGGTTTCTTGTCGCTGATGTAGGGTTTCAGCATATCGTCTAGACGTTCGAGGTCCTCGTCTGTGAAGCCGCTGCCAACCTTGCATACGCTCTTGAACGTGTCTGTGTCGGGGTCATAGGCCGCCATGAGCAGTGCTCCGAACTTGCCGCCGCGTCTACCCTTGCCGTAGAATGCACCTATGACTACTAGGTCTACCGTGTCGCTCATCTCGGACTTGTAGTCCCTCTTATACTTGATCCATAGCCAGCCCCTGGCGCCTGCCTGGTAGATGCTACGATCATGAATCGCCTTCGCCATTACACCTTCAGCACCATCCTCGATTGCCTTGAGGAAGAAGCTCTCCAGCTCCTGGGGATCGCTAGTTACTATGCCCTCGGCGATTCTCCAGGTGTCACTCTGCTCTATGATCTTTTCGAGGACCTCGTGGCGTGCTGGTAGGGGCTTCAAGGTTAGGTCTTCGCCGTTAACGTATAGCGTGTCAAAGAGGAATACTGCTACAGGTATCTCAGAGAGGACTGCATGTACATCTTTCTTCCTCCTGCGGTGCATGAGGACCTGGAATGGCCGGAACTCACCAGTCTCTGGGTCAATCGCTACTATCTCGCCCTCTACGATAGCTTCCTCAGCCTTTATCCCCTTCTTAGCCATCTCAACAACATCTGGGTACATGTGGGTTATGTTTTCGAGACGACGGGAGAATATCCATATCTTATCGCCTTTCTTGTGTATTTGCGCCCTTTCACCGTCATACTTGTACTCTACTAGGGCACGGCCGCCGAGCTTCTTTATTATCTCGACAGGATCGTTGAGCCTCTCTGCGAGCATTGGCCTTATCGGGACTC
This DNA window, taken from Hyperthermus butylicus DSM 5456, encodes the following:
- a CDS encoding cation:proton antiporter, encoding MEVTVAAVYVGFLLLAAKVAEEFMERIGFPSFLGAILAGVILGEGVLGIVPSEAMERAAILFMIGINFTLFLAGVEELSNPAMLMPTRQELLYGILLLGLPTLTAFSLLYYIGLEASTAVGLALILAIVSVGPLVKILMAKGGIGNREISILRTALLSELGGLVIFNAVATQGFNLLRLLESAVFVGFILFIGRHYLDDVLMAVERYVAAREAPFAIVIALIVTASYIAEIMGFNAAVTALIFGAFLSEYMMQRPLYLERIRALTYGLLEPLFFIGIGLQATRVDIVSLAYASAFFTAVSAPKLYIAWLQGLQGRELLAFLAKGGVDAALLSTMLQTGRIGGQLYTATLVAILLSAVSASASARITERAPEVPRLRVKDLPLDRDIVREDTYADYAAEIVSKRGAAVVVDENLHPVGYIVAEDFVGISSELLSHIPVKFLLRMEVPVVRADTTVAELLSDPSILHEPIIAVVNDRGEIIGTLNARKLLHVLLHPKHGRLEAKEGGET
- the lig gene encoding DNA ligase, whose amino-acid sequence is MSMPFSVLAETFEKLERVTARTQMLLYLVELFKKTPPEIIDKVVYFIQGKLWPDWKGLPELGIGEKMLIKAASIALHVSEKQIEQLVKKLGDTGKAIEMIKREKQQKQKAVGLLAFMQKPSGGESTLTVEKVYDTLARIALVQGEGSRDIKLKLLAGLLAEASPREAKYIARFVEGRLRLGVGDATIMEALAVVYGGSAAMRSVVERAYNLRADLGMVAKILATQGIDALKNIKPEVGVPIRPMLAERLNDPVEIIKKLGGRALVEYKYDGERAQIHKKGDKIWIFSRRLENITHMYPDVVEMAKKGIKAEEAIVEGEIVAIDPETGEFRPFQVLMHRRRKKDVHAVLSEIPVAVFLFDTLYVNGEDLTLKPLPARHEVLEKIIEQSDTWRIAEGIVTSDPQELESFFLKAIEDGAEGVMAKAIHDRSIYQAGARGWLWIKYKRDYKSEMSDTVDLVVIGAFYGKGRRGGKFGALLMAAYDPDTDTFKSVCKVGSGFTDEDLERLDDMLKPYISDKKPARVDSQMKPDVWVEPTLVAEIIGAELTLSPIHTCCYGWVKSGAGISIRFPRFIRWRPDKGPEDATTTKELYEMYKRQLRRIKEEEAPTGV